The Lycium barbarum isolate Lr01 chromosome 4, ASM1917538v2, whole genome shotgun sequence nucleotide sequence AAGATATGATTGAATTATAATAACATACAAAAAGAATGTATCTATGAGGAGAAAACATAAACACATTTCACATACACAAACAAAGAGACCAAACTATTCAACGATACATGCTTATATCGATGCCTAAGCATATTGTTCACACAGAAATGTaagagaaagaaataaaatattcccTGGTTTTGCTTAGGATCTTTAGGGCATGCATTCTTATATCTTGAAAAAACTTTACACGGACATCATATAAACTTCAAATTCGAAAAGCGACTTAGGTAATGTGCTGGGCTGCTGGCCATGCATTTGATGAAGGATGTTAATCCACGAAGCACTGACGGGAGATAATTTTCTCAGAGGATAGGGCATAATTTTTTTAAAGTGTTATTAAGTGGAAATATTTGATCGAAGGGATTGATTTGAGGGTGATGAAGTTTGGAGAAGGAATCTAGCATGGTAAAATTTTCTTTCAAAACGAAAGCAACGAAGAAAGATAGAGAAGGCGAAATCTGTATAGATTAATAGAAAGAATGGGATCTAGTAATTAAGACGTGAGTTGTGACTTTTTAACCGAAGGGATGAATTAAGGGACGTAACTCTTGAGTTTATAACCGAATTAAGGGGTGTAACTTTTGAGTTTAAAGATAAGACAGAAGAGAATAATAGGGGAAAAAGGCAAAAAATTGAGGAAAAAGATAAATGTGAATCTTGACTTAGGAGAGTGTCAATCTTGACTTAGGAGAGTGTCACGTCACCGGGTCTATGTCGTGcaattatatatatagagagattgTATTGTACCGTACTGTATCGTTTTAATGAATATGATGTTTGGCTAGATTGTATTGTTTCCCGTCGTTACATAATGTCACATATCATTAATTCGAAGGATAAATCTATGAGAAAAGTAGGGTACTAGATATAGCTACTATAAAAAGGTAGGATCAAGTATAAATAGGATTATTAGATAATACGTAAagcagaaaatgagaaaaagaaacAAGGTAACACTAAATCGGTTGTTATACAAAATGAGACTTTTGACAATCAAAGTAGGAGCAACTACAAAATAAATGGCCATGTAAAACCATGCTCCTGCATATATCAAGCTAGCTAGTCCTCGGATCAACGCTAAACAGAAAGCTTTTGTTAAATCAGGTATCTTTCACAGGAAATTAGGTTCTTCAACCGAGCAAAACTCCCCAACaagatggctataaaagaaagcTGCTTCATCCTAATCACCAGATGCTCAGCACTCCGACAGATATGCGTCAACAACCAGTTAAACAGCATACTAGGTCGCAGGTTCACTCTTCCTATTTGGCATCATAGTATTCCTTCTGGAATCCCGCTTCGGTCTGAAAACACCCCAGAGGTAGTACTTGCTCCGAAATCCTGCCAATTGATTTTTTCAAGCAGCTTAACAATGAACCTCAGATGACTAAGGTAACGCGAAACTAgaacaaatggtcatatttaatCTGAGACACCCTTAACTCATGTTTATATTGCCACATCCGAGTTGGCACGCTTATAAAGGTAaaagttgaaattttattttattatactaTACTAAAAGTGGGTCCAAACTTCCTGGTAAATTTTTTAGGAGAAATAATTTCAGTCAAATTTACGAGATAGTTTTAAAAAAGCCTTCATCTTTGATAAGCACGAAAGATGCTtgtttaatttgttcactttgcTGAAAGGATATAATAAGAAGCAACTCTCTAAAGAAACTGCCTTGATCCAATATGAGCATAGGCATAGCTCACTCTGCCCTGTGCTTTGGCTTGAGAAATGAACCATTTGAAGTCTCCCTTTTCAAAGCCACAGGAAGGCATTGTCTCTCTGCCTAAACATTTTTTGGGAGTCATACCTTCTGGAACGTCCAATTACCTTATCTCCTATCCATCAACGACAAAAATTCTccaagttttcttttatttttttccagTTAACTTCGTCATCAGTTTGAACTCTTACTAACATAGAAGTGGACCTGAAGTACTTTTTTAGCAATACAATATAGACTAAATATTGAGAAGCACAAAAATATGGTTTCACTTTTAGCAAGCATATCATCTTCGGGGGAAACCAGAATAGAAAGCACATGTAGACAGCGAAACAAAGGATCAAATAAAAACTCACTCCAGTATAGCACGGGCAGCTCTGTGGAAGTGAAAACCAAAAGCTCAGCATTTGTTACGATTGCTCGTAGAGCAAGTTCTTCTGTGATCATCTGCTCCACCAACAGATCGAACTCCTTTTCACATCTAAAGCAAGAAAAACAGGAGGATAACAAACcaaaatttgatttaaaaaaccTGGTCAACGGTGAAAATATAAAAGTGACTACCTTGTGTCAAATGGAAAAAAATACAATCCGATGTTATCATCAGTGGGCTCTGATTTAGTGAAACTCTTAGGCCATATGTCAGATTTTGGGAGCATTTCCAGTTGAAGCAAAGCTGGAAACAAGCTTGCTTCTTCATAAACCTTTTGACATGCTTTAACTGATAGGTGAGCTACAAGTCCATCAAGAGTCTCATACTCTTTGTTCCATATGCTAAAACTACCCCTGTCAGATCACCATAAAGGATAAATTTTCATTAACACCACAATAAATCCTCAGTTAGATTATCTCCAGCTAAAATTCATGAGATATCTCCTGACCTCCAAATAAAATCGATAAGAGGCATCGCTTGTTGCTGGCCAGCATGTTTGGGTTCAATTGACTGTTCATCTTTCAAAAATTGAGAAGTATCTTCATTGAAAACAGTTCTAGTTTGAGGTGTTAATATTATATCTTTTCCATTCGCTGATTCCTTTTCATGATGATTGCCAGACGAAAATATACTCTTTGTCTTTTCAGTCATGCCAGAAGAATTATCCTGTGTGCCAGGCTGAATATGTGTGTCACAAGGTTGCTTCAAATGGCGAGCTTGAAAATTTTCTCTTGCTCGCTTGGCCAGTGGGACAGTAACTTCTTCCTTTGATCGCTTAGCTGGCAATAGAGAAACATTAGCTGATTGAGTTCGTTCATTGCACTCAATGCTTGTCTGTGACTCATGGGATTGCTCAGAAGAGCTATGTACTAGTCTTGGCTCATTTTTCTCATCTCTCGATGAAGTAGGACTACCTTCCTCCTTGACGCATGAAGTATCACCCACTATCTGGCAATGCTCTACCAAATCAATCCCAGGAGGCTGAAGAAGTTCCTGAAGCCTACCATCACACCTCTTTAATATTGTCTCAGGAACACCAATCTTTACTTC carries:
- the LOC132637982 gene encoding PHD finger-containing protein 1-like; protein product: MTLDVVEFPLCVPLLCSSTKFAGREEMRLSFGYLARELGELCYNFKLGAHFPQLELSKRLDEPDYRLLSALYLKSASLHTMGTICLNCGGKGFTNAYVFCVKCLEVAVHRYCLEIVTFDEDVYWVCDDCEVKEPDELNIKKSDAISEENGDCTSSRHCKASSEVKIGVPETILKRCDGRLQELLQPPGIDLVEHCQIVGDTSCVKEEGSPTSSRDEKNEPRLVHSSSEQSHESQTSIECNERTQSANVSLLPAKRSKEEVTVPLAKRARENFQARHLKQPCDTHIQPGTQDNSSGMTEKTKSIFSSGNHHEKESANGKDIILTPQTRTVFNEDTSQFLKDEQSIEPKHAGQQQAMPLIDFIWRGSFSIWNKEYETLDGLVAHLSVKACQKVYEEASLFPALLQLEMLPKSDIWPKSFTKSEPTDDNIGLYFFPFDTRCEKEFDLLVEQMITEELALRAIVTNAELLVFTSTELPVLYWSEFLFDPLFRCLHVLSILVSPEDDMLAKSETIFLCFSIFSLYCIAKKVLQVHFYVSKSSN